CCTTTTGTATGAAACACCGCCGCGCGGGTCGCTTCAAGTCGGCCCGCGCGCGTTTGCCAATCGGGGAGACCTTTTATGTCGCGCATCAGATTTACCGCCGCCACCTCCGTCACCGCTTTGTCGCTGGCGCTGGCCGGCTGCATGGGCGGGGGCGACATTCCGAGCGCATCCACCCCGATTACGCAAAGCGAAGCGCAGATGGGTGCCGAAGCGCATCCGCAGCTGCTCGCCGAATTCGGCGGCGCGATGAGCGGCAGCCATGCGCAATATGTCGAGCAGGTGGGCAAGAACATCGCGGTCCAGTCCGGGCTTGGCAATGCGCGCGAATCGTTCACGGTTTCGCTGCTCAACAGCCCGGTGAACAACGCTTTCGCGATCCCCGGTGGCTATATCTACACGACGCGCCAGCTGGTCGCGTTGATGAACAATGAAGCCGAACTGGCCGGCGTGCTCGGGCACGAGGTCGGCCATGTCGCCGCGCGCCATTCGCAGCGGCGCCAGGCCGCCTCGCAGCGCAATACGCTGCTTGGCGCAGCAGGTGCCATCCTGTCGGGCATCCTGCTCGGCAATAGCGGGATTGGGCAGCAGATCGGCCAGGCCGCATTGCAGGGTTCGCAATTGCTGACGCTGAAATTCTCGCGTTCGCAGGAACTGGAAGCCGACGAACTTGGCATCCGCTATCTCAACCAGGCGGGCTACGATCCGCGCGCGATGGCGACCGTCCTGCAGAGCCTGGCGATGCAGAACGCGCTCGATGCCCGGGTCCAGGGCCGCGACAATGCCAGCATTCCCGAATGGGCTTCGACCCACCCCGATCCGGCCAGCCGCGTCCAGAGCGCCATGACGACCGCGCAAGCCGCGGGCGTCGGCGGCGGGATCACCAATCGCGACACCTTCCTCACCCGGATCGACGGGCTGACCTATGGCGACGACCCGGCGCAGGGCGTGGTCGAAGGCCGTCAGTTCATCCATCCCGAACTGCGGCTCGCCTTCACCGCGCCGCAGGGTTTCTACATGGTCAATGGCACGCGCGCCGTGTCGATCAACGGCCAGAGCGGACAGGCACAGTTCACGCTCGCACCGTACAGCAACAATCTCGACAGCTACGTCACCAGCGTCTTCGCCGGGGTGAGCGAGCAGCAGCAGATCCGCCCGCAGTCGATCCAGAAGACGACCGTCAACGGATTGCCGGCCGCTTACGGAACCGCGCGGGTAAACTCGGGCAATGGGCAGGTCGATGTGACGGTGTTCGCGTATGAATTTTCGAACAGTGTCGCCTATCACTTCCTCGCCATCACGCCGGCGGGCCAGGCATCGACGTTCAACCAGATGTTCAGTTCGATGCGGCGGATCGACGCGCAGACCGCGGCCAATATCATCCCGCGCGTGATCGATGTGGTCACGGTGCGGAGCGGCGATACGGTCAATTCACTGGCGAGCCGGATGGCCTATAGCGACAATCAGGTAGAACGTTTCCGCGTGCTCAACGGGCTGGCCTCGAACCAAGGGGTCAGCGCGGGGCAGAAGGTGAAGATCGTCGTCCGCGGGCGCTAACGCGTCACGCCGACGCCGGACAAAAGAAAAGGGCGGCGGGTTGAACCCGCCGCCCTCTCTTTATCGATCGCGTCGAACTTAGTTTTCGGCGCTCAGCGTGGTCGAGACCTTGTTGAAGGTCGTGCTGAGTTCGTCACCCAGGCTCTGCATTGCGGTGATCGCAGCAACGGCGATCAGGGCAGCGATAAGGCCGTATTCGATAGCGGTTGCGCCTTCTTCATTGCGGCGCAGCTTACGGAAAAACTTCATGTGTCGTCTCCTGGTTCAGTCTTCGTACCCGGTCCGTCCCGAAAATCCGGTTCGAACATTTTCGGTTTTGCATCGAAGTGGTTGAAAAAATCCTAACACTCCGAGCATCCCATTTTCCCCGTCAGCCGCTCGTGACCGCGACAACCGCGGCTTCAATGCTCGTCCACATGGCCGTAGCCGTAGTGCCGAAGGCCTGAATCCCGCCAATCATGGCAAGAAAGATCAGTGCGAGGATCAGCCCGTATTCGACGGCTGTGGCTCCGCGTGTGTCGCGTCCCAGATTGCGCAGGAATTCGACCATGTTCGTTGCCCCATTCGTCACTTGCCTAAGCTGACAATCGGTGAGTACGGCTGATCGGGTTAAGAAAGGGTTGAGGGCGGCGAAGGTTTTGGAAAATATTCCGACATGGACCTGTGTGGTGGCCCTGGCGCTCAGCGACGGGAAGGGCCGCTGGCTGATGCACCGGCGGCCCGCGCACAAGCACCATGGCGGGTTGTGGGAATTCCCCGGCGGCAAGGTGGAAATCGAGGAAAAACCGCGGGATGCGCTGGTCCGGGAGATCGATGAAGAGCTCGGATTGGCGCTTGCGCCGGAGCAGGTTTGGCCGGTCGCCTTCGCCGAAGAAACGCTTGCCGAAGCGCGTCCGCCGATTGTCATAATGCTTTACAGGTCGGTGTGGGACGGCAGTCCGGTGGAGGCCCGCGAAGGGGGCGAAATCGCATGGTTTGCGCCGCGCGAGATCGAGTCGCTCGACAAACCGCCGCTCGATATCGAGCTCATGCGGCACTTGTTTGCAAAACCTTGAATTAGGGATTGCCAAGCTGGGGGCACCTGCCTATGTGCCGCCCTCCAAGCGCGCCCGTAGCTCAGCTGGATAGAGCACCAGACTACGAATCTGGGGGCCGGAGGTTCGAATCCTTCCGGGCGCGCCACAAGAGGCCATCTCTCGCAAGAGGGGTGGCCTCTTGTGGTTCTGGCGTAGGGAAATTTGCTTTTGAGAGCTGAGGACGGCCAGACCCACGCTACCGCGGTGGCCTGTCCTTCCGGGTGCGGCGCTAGTCCGCCTGGTCCTCGAGCCAATGCATATCGTCGTCGCTGAAGCCGAAGTGGTGGCCGGCTTCATGGACCACCACGTGGCGAACGAGGTCATCCATGCGCACGCCGGTCTCGCGCCATTCGGCAATCAGCGGTTCGCGGAACAGCCAGATTCGCGGCGGCAGGCGTCCGCTTTCCCAGATCGACCGGTCGGGGAGGGGCTCGCCCTCATAGAGGCCGGATAGGTGCCAGCGTTCCTCCATGCCGACCGAAGCTAGCTGCTCGGGGGTGGCAAAGTCTTCCACCTGCAGGACGATATCGCCCAGCTGCTCGCGGAACTGCGCGGGCAGGGCAGCGAGTGCGGCTTGCGCCATCATCTGCATCTGCGGTTTCGACGGGGCCTGGCGGTCGTGCATGGCCATGGAGATGGGACCGCGCGCCGCCCGGCACAAGACTGGAACCGCGCCGCCGGTAGCCGGTTCATTGGTGAAAGGAGATCATTTTCCATGACCGACGCCTCAGAAATTTTCGCGCGCCTCAAGCAGGATCACGACCAGCACCGCGAGCTGCTCGACAAATTGCTCGAGACGAGCGGCGACAGCAGCGAGCGCGTGACGCTGTTCGAAGAGCTTACCAAGGAACTCAAGTCGCACGCCGCGGCAGAGGAACAGGCGCTCTATTCGACCATGCTGCGCAAACCGCCGACCACCGGCGAGACGCGCCACTCGGTCGCCGAGCACCACGAGATCGAGGAAGCGCTCAACGATCTGGCGGCTACCGATATGTCGGAAGGTGGCTGGCTGACGAAGTTCAAGAATTTCGACCACCAGTACCGTCATCACATCAACGAGGAAGAGGAAGATCACTTCCCCGACTTCGAGCAATATCTCGACGATGACGACATGAAGCACATGGAAAAGGTGTTCGAGCGCCGCAAGCGCGAGGAAATGGCCGAGGCCGAGGTCACGCCCGAGAAAAAGGAAGACGCCAAGGAATAGCGCTGGCAGGGGGCGGGAGGTGAGCAAAGCGGGCACAAGCGACCCGAGCCGGGTTTCCGGGCTCGAACCTTCGGTCGAACCGGGGGTGTGGCGCTATGCCAAGGCTACGCGCGCCAGCGTTATCGTCGACGCAGCTGACTATTTCGCCCTCGTGCAGGAAGCGATGCTCAAGTCGCGGCGGCGTATCCTGCTGATCGGTTGGGACTTCGATACACGCATCCATCTCGAACGCGGACGTCGCTGGTGGCAGCGTGGGTGGAAGCGCGGCTATCCCTCGCGCCTGGGCAGTTTCATCGCCTGGCTTGCCCGGCACCGCAAACAGCTTGATATCCGTATCCTCAAATGGAGCGTCGGTGCGCTTTCGACCATCGGGCGTGCCTCGATGTGGTGGGATCTCGCGCGGTGGATCCGGCATTCGCGGATCACCTTCAAATTCGACACCGCCCATCCGGTCGGCTGTACCCACCACCAGAAGATCGCGGTGCTCGACAACCAGGTCGCCGTGTGCGGCGGGATAGACATGACCGACCAGCGCTGGGACACGCGCGAACACAAGGAAGATGATCCGCGGCGCAAGACGCCGCATGGGCGGCCCTATAAGCCGTGGCACGATGCCGCGATGATGATGGAAGGCGAAATCGCCGTCGCCCTTGCACAATTGGGGGACGACCGTTGGACCTGCGCTGGCGGCGATGAACTTCCCGACGTGCCCGAAAGCCCCGGTACGCCCTGGCCCGATGCACTGGAGGCGCAATTCGAGAATGTCGAAATCGGCATCGCCCGCACCCGCGCATCCTATCGTGACTGGGAGGCGGTCGACGAGATCGAGCAACTCTATCTCAAGCAGATCGGGGCGGCCAAACGCTTCATCTACGCCGAAAGCCAGTATTTCGCCTCGCGCGCGATTGCCGAGGCGATCATCGCCCGGCTGCAGGAAGACGAACCGCCCGAGATCGTCATCGTCCATCCCTGCCATGCCGATGGCTGGCTGGAGCAGCAGGCGATGGACCACGCACGCGCCGAACTGGTGCGCGCGATAGAAGAGGCGGATAAGCACCACCGGTTCTCGCTGTGGTCACCATTTTCCGGCGAGACCCCGATCTATGTCCACGCCAAGATCATGATCATCGACGACGATATCCTGCGGATCGGCTCGGCCAATCTCAACAATCGCTCGATGGGACTCGATAGTGAATGCGACGTGTTCATCGATGCCACGCGTGAGGGCAACGATCACGCGCGTGCCGGCATTGCCGACCTGCGGCGATCGCTGCTCGGCGAGCATTGCGGGATCGACGAAGGGGAGGTCGGCCAGCTGCTGTCGCGCTACGGGTCGATGGCCCGTTTGATCGACCACTCGCAGGAAGACGGCGGGCGCAATCTGCGGCGTTACCACGCGCCCGAACTCAATGGAGTCGAGCAGACCCTGGCCGAAAGCGCGCTGCTCGATCCCGAGCACCCGGAAGAGATGTTCGAGCCATTTGCAAAGGGCGGCCTTTTCCGCAAAGGCAGCAGGCTCGCGCGGTTTCGCGAAAAGTTCAGGAGGATCAAGGGAACGTGAGCAGCCTAGTTGGACCCGACGAGGACGATCCCCGCGGCAAGCTGCCGGTACCCGACCATGTCCAGGATGCCATTCGCACCTTGATCGAATGGACCGGCGATGATCCCTCGCGTGAAGGCCTGCTCGATACCCCCGCCCGCGTGGCGCGCGCGTGGAAGGAATATTGCCTCGGTTACGAGGAAGATCCCGCCTACCATCTCGGCCGCGTGTTCGAGGAAGTCGGCGGCTATAACGAGATCGTCCTGCTCAAGGACATCCCGTTCCAGTCGCATTGCGAACATCATATGGCGCCGATCATCGGCAAGGCGGCGATCGCTTACCTGCCCCATGACCGCGTGGTCGGCATTTCCAAGCTGGCCCGGGTGCTGCACGGTTTCGCGCGGCGTTTGCAGGTGCAGGAACGCCTGACCGCGGAAGTCGCCGATTGCATCTGGGAGAACCTTCAGCCGCAGGGCGTCGCCGTGGTTATCGAGGCGTCGCATAGCTGCATGACCGCGCGCGGGGTCAAAACCCCCGGTGTCGGCATGGTCACCAGCCGCATGATGGGTACGTTCCTCGACGATCACCGCAGCCGCGAGGAAGTGCTCCGCCTGATGGGGTACGGCTGACCTCGCTTCCCCGAGTGCAGTCTCAACGGCATTCGGAGTATAGTCGGCCCATCAGGACACGCCGATTTAACCGATCCTGCGAACCAGCGCCTCGGTATACAGGCGCGGCGGATCCGAGGATTGCAGATAGCTGCACATGGCATCCATCGCATTGTCGGTCAGCTTCAGCTGGACATTGCGCGAATTCGCGCAGGGCTTGGTCCGGACGAGGTACCCCTCGTTCTCCATGACCGAAATGGCGCGTAGCGCGGTGGTCGGTGGAACGTGCGCCGCATAGCTGGCCTTGGTGATCGATACCGGGTGGTCGTTCGCCGTGCGTTCGAACAGATGGAGCAGCAGGTCCCACATCGGTTCGCCGAGGAATTTCGGCGGCAGGATTTTTTCGCGCCTGCGTCGCAGCGAGAACATCGCTTGGGCTACCGGGACCAATTCGACCGGTGATACTTTCGGAGCGGAAGCCGGTTTGGTTGGGCGGGCAGCGCAGCCAAGGTCTTTTTCCAGCGTATCGGCAAGTTCGTTCAGCTGCGTGGCCTGCTGTCGGAGAACGGTGACATAATCTCTTGTTTTTTCTATCATAGGCATTGAGTCGTGCCTCAACCTGCCCTGTCGCGAGAGGGCCCGCTTGCAGGGAGCTGAGGGTACCGATCGGGTTCCTTGATGGGGGGGCGATCGGGACAGGCTTCAGGGTATTTTGGCCCGTGTCTTGTATATTTTGGTCAGGCGGGAGGGCGACCTTCGCACGGGACTCACGAAAACGCCCCACCCGGCGCAGGGCCGGGCGGGGCGGTCATTCCGTAACGGCGCAGGCCGAAACAGGCCTACATCTGGCCGAGCATGTGTTCCGCGCTCGAGACCGAGAAATCGCCGGGTGCCTCGACATTGAGCTGCGTGACCACGCCGTCTTCGACAACCATCGAATACCGCTGTCCGCGCTTGCCCATACCGAAACCCGAACCGTCCATCGTCAGGCCCACGGCTTCGGCGAAATTGCCATTGCCATCGGCGAGCATGGTGATGTCGTCCGATCCGGCCGAGCTCTTCCACGCGCCCATGACGAAAGCGTCGTTGACTGCAGTCGCGACGATTTCGTCGACGCCCTTGCTCTTCAGGTCGCCGGCCTTTTCGACATAGCCGGGCAGATGGCGCGCCGAACAGGTCGGGGTAAAGGCACCGGGCACCGAAAACAGCGCGACCTTCTTGCCCTTGAAATATTCGCTCGAGCTGACCTGTTCGGGGCCATTCTCGGTCGCCTTGACCAGCTTCACATCAGGCAGCTTGTCGCCCACCGAAATCGTCATGTTGGAAACTCCGTTAATGTCGTCCGGCGCATGGGTAGGCGGGCGCGAAGGCCCGCGCAACCTTCCTCGACGGGCACGGCACCGCGGAACCGCCGTGCAAGCGTTAAGACGTCTTTACCGCGCCGCTTTAAGTTACTGTAATCCCTTTACCCTATCCCATGAAATGCGAGATTGCAGCGATGAAACGGCTCGCTGCTGCGCCGCGCAACGGGGGACGGTTCGCGGCGCGCCGGGGCCCCTTCGGGTTCGCAACGGTCGGGGGGCTGTTGCCCCCGGTTCGTGGAGGGGCTAGGGGCGGCGCCAATGCGGCGGCCGCCCCTTTTGCGTGCGGTCACCACCCCGAAAAGTCGAGGACATCATCGTGACCGAATTTACCGATTACGTTATCAAGGACCTGGCGCTGGCCAAATACGGCCGCGACGAGATCGCCATTGCCGAAACCGAAATGCCGGGCCTCATGGCGCTGCGCGAGGAATATGCCGACAAGCCGCTCAAGGGCGCGCGCATCACCGGCTCGCTGCACATGACGATCCAGACCGCCGTGCTGATCGAAACGCTGGTCGCGCTGGGCGCCGATGTGCGCTGGGCCACCTGCAACATCTATTCGACGCAGGACCACGCCGCCGCTGCAATCGCGGCGCAGGACATTCCCGTGTTCGCGATCAAGGGTGAAAGCCTCGCCGATTACTGGGACTATGTCGGCCGCATCTTCGACTGGTCGACCGAGGACGATGCCGACCGCACCGCCAATATCATTCTCGACGATGGCGGCGATGCCACCATGTTCGCGCTGTGGGGCGCGCGCATCGAAGCGGGCGAGGAACTGCCCGAGCCGCAGAACGCCGAGGAAATCGAATTCCAGCGTGCGCTCAAGGCGTTCCTCAAGGCCAAGCCGGGATATCTGACCAAGTCGGTTCAGAACATCGTTGGCGTCTCGGAAGAAACCACCACCGGCGTCCACCGCCTCTATCACCTCGCCAAGCAGGGCAAGCTGCCGTTCCCCGCGATCAATGTGAACGACAGCGTGACCAAGTCGAAGTTCGACAATCTCTATGGCTGCCGCGAATCGCTGGTCGACGCGATCCGCCGTGCGACCGATGTGATGCTGTCGGGCAAGGTCGCCTGCGTCGCCGGTTTCGGCGATGTCGGCAAGGGTTCGGCGCAGTCGCTTCGCAATGGCGGCGCACGCGTTCTGGTGACCGAAATCGATCCGATCTGCGCGCTGCAGGCGGCCATGGACGGCTTCGAAGTCGTGACCATGGACGAAGCGGTCGGTGTTGCCGATATCTTCGTCACTGCGACCGGCAACGAGCATGTCATCACCGCCGAACAGATGAAGGCGATGAAGGACAAGGCGATCGTCTGCAACATCGGTCACTTCGACAGCGAGCTGCAGATTTCCGCGCTCGATAATTACGAGTGGAACGAACTCAAGCCGGGCACCGACCTGGTGAAGTTCCCCGATGGCAAGGAAATCATCGTGCTCGGCAAGGGCCGGCTGGTGAACCTGTCCTGCGCGACCGGTCACCCCAGCTTCGTGATGAGCTTCAGCTTCACCAACCAGACGCTGGCGCAGATCGAACTTTGGACCAAGGGCGATGAATATCAGAACGACGTCTATGTCCTGCCCAAGCATCTCGACGAGAAGGTCGCGGCGCTGCATCTCGACAAGCTCGGCGTGAAGCTGACCAAGCTCAGCCAGAAGCAGGCCGACTACATCGGCGTGCCGGTCGATGGCCCGTTCAAGCCCGAGCACTACCGCTACTGATCGCCGCAAACTGCGGCACTACCGTGGCACGAACGCGCGCGGGGGCATTGCATCCCCGCGCGCGTCCGCATAGCTGGCGGTAATGGAAACCTCTCCCGCACTGCTGGCCATCGTCGGCCTTCTGCTGGCCTTATGGACCGCAGGTGCAGTCTGGGCGATGCTGCGCGCGAGCGGACGCGAGCAGAAATCGATCGCCAGCAGGCAGGTTGCGCAGCGCCTTTCGCGCCTGATCGAGGAAGCCCCCGCGATCCCGCTGCTGGTCCGCGCCGACGGGCGGATCGAGGCGCCCGACCGGCTGGCGCGCTGGATCGGGCTCGACAAGGTCCCCGAATACATGTCCGAACTGGCGGGCGCGGATGGCCGCGGCCTGACCGAAGCGCAGATGGACGATCTGACGCGCAACGTGCGCCGCACGCAGAAAACCGCCAAGCCCTTCCGCATGGCGATCACCGTGGCGCCGGGCTCGGGCAAGTCGCTGGCGATGCAGGGTTCGCTGGCAGACCCCGCGGTTTCGCCGGGCGGGGCGGCGCTGATCTGGGTCTTCGATTTCAGTGAGAGCGAAGCCGAACTGCTGCAATTGCGCGAGGAAGCCGCGCGTGCACGCGAGGATTTCGGTGCGCTCGTCGGCCTGATCGAAGCCGCACCCATGCCGATGTGGTTCCGCGGTGCGGACATGCAATTGCGGCTGGTCAACCAGGCCTATGTCGAAGCCGTCGGCGCGGACAGCGCGGACCGCGTGGTCACCGAACAGATCGAGCTGGTCGAAACGGTCAATGGCCGGACGGCGACCGAGGTCGCGCAACAGGCGGCCGACCGGCGCCAGCCGATCGAGCGCATTGTCAGCGCGACGATCGACCGTGCGCGGCGCACCATCCGGGTGACCGACTTGCCGCTGATGGGCGAAGGCATTGCCGGTTACGCGGTCGATATCGAGGAAATGGAGGAGCAGGCCCGCGAATTCCGTGCTTTCCGCGAGGCGCAGCGCTCGATGCTCGACCAGCTGTCTATCGGCGTGGCGCAATTCGATGCGGCGCACCGGATGACCTTCGCCAACCAGCCGTTCCACCGCGTGTTCTCGCTGCCGCCGGGCGTGGTCAATGATCGCACGACCTTCCAGCAAATGCTGCTGATTGCCCGCGAGAACGGCCGCATCCCCGAAGTGCGCGACTTCCCCGCCTGGCGCAACGAACTGGCCGAGTGGTTCCAGCGCGACGAGCCGCATGAAGAAGCCTGGTCGCTGTCGGACAGCACGCATCTGCGGATCGTCGCGCAGCCGCTCCCCGATGGCGGACTGGTGATGATCGCCGAGGACCGGACCGAGCAGCTCGCGCTGTCGGCGACGCGCGACACGCTGCTGCGCACGCGCACCGCGACATTCGACAATCTGTTCGAGGCGCTGGCGGTGTTTGCTCCCGACGGGCATCTGGAATTGTGGAACCGCGGCTTTCCCGGCGCCTGGGGGATCGAACACGAAGTTCTCGACGGCCACCCGCAGGCGGAGGATTTGCTCGGCGCGATTGCCCCGAACCTTGCCGATCCCAGCGCGGTCTCGCGGATCAACCAGGTCATCCGTGCGGCGACGCTCGATCGCAAGAAGAGCGATGGCCGCATCGAACTCGCCAATGGGCGCACGCTCGACTTCACCGGGGTCCCGCTGCCCGATGGCAATGGCCTGCTGACCGTGCTCGACGTGACCGCCTCGCGCCAGGCCGAACAGGCCTTGCGCGAGCGTAACCGCGCGCTGGAGGAAGCCGATGCGGTGATGACGCGCTTCCTGGCGAACATGAGCTATGAATTCCGTACGCCGCTGACCTCGATCGGCGGGTTTGCCGAATTGCTGACCAGCGGCATTGCGGGCGAATTGCCCCCGCAGGCCGAGGAATATGCGCAGGCAATCTCGCTGTCGGTCGGCAAGCTGACCGAGCAGGTCGAGAACGTCCTCGATCTCTCGCAATCCGAAGCGGGCTTGATGCCGCTGCGCCAGAGCAAGCTCGAACTGCTGCCCTTCGTCACGCAGATCGTGCGCAAGCAGGAACGGCGGATACTCGACAGCGGGCTGACGCTCGACCTCAAGGGAAGCCCCGAGAAGAGCGTCACCGCCGATCCGCACCAGTTGCGCCGGGCAATTTCGCAGCTGCTCGACAATGCCATCAACGGCACTCCGCGCGGCGGGCGGATACTGGTCGATATCGGCCGCAAGCGCGGCGAGACCAAGATCGTCATCGCCGACAATGGCCGCGGGATGAGCCAGCACGAACTGGCGCGCGCGCTCGAGGGCATCCGCATGTCTGCCGATGGCAAGGGGATCGAGCGGCGGCAGGGGCTGGGTATCCCGCTCGCGCGGCAGCTGATCGAAGCGCATGGCGGAACGCTCGAAATCCACAGCCGCAAGAACGGCGGTACCACGGCCACGATCACCCTGCCGTGACCATTGCCTTGCCCGATCTCGCAGCGATGGAGGCGTTCGGCCAGCGTATCGCGGCCCTGCTCGCCCCGGGCGATGTCGTCGCGCTTTCGGGCAACCTCGGGACGGGCAAGACCACGCTCGCCCGGGCGATCCTTGCCGCGCTGGGCCATGCCGGCGAAGTGCCGTCGCCAACCTACACGATTATCGAGACCTATGACGAGCTGAACCCGCCGGTGGTGCATGCCGATTTCTACCGGCTGGAACATCCGTCCGAGGTCGAGGAGCTCGGGCTCGACGACTATCGCGAGGGCGCGGTCCTGCTTGCCGAATGGCCCGACCATGCCGGCGGCTTCGCGCATGAGCCGACGTGTCTCGCGATTGATCTCGAAAAGGTGGGTGACGGGCGCGAGGCCGTTGTAACCCCGGGCACATCTTGGCAAGGGCGCTGGCTATGAGCGACGCGCTTCTTGACGATATTCACGCATTCCTTGGCGATACCGAATGGGAAGGGGCGGAGATCGCCCCGCTCGTCGGCGATGCCAGTTTCCGCCGGTACTTCCGGCTCAAGCTCGGCGGCAAGAGCGCAATGCTGATGCATGCGCCGCCGCCCGAGGAAGATCCCAGGCCCTTCCTGCATGTCGCGCACTGGCTGGAAACCAGCGGCCTGCGCGCGCCGCATATCCTGTCGGAAGACGCCGCGCGCGGTTGGGTGCTGACCGAAGATTTCGGCGACCAGCGGATGCGCGAATGGATCGACGACAATCCGGGTGACGAACGCGACATCTATGCCAAGGCGATCGACACGCTGGTGCAGCTGCACCGGCTGCCGCCGGGTCCGTTCGCGCCCTACGACATGGCGGTTTACCTGCGCGAAGCCATGTTGCTGGTCGAATGGTATTGTCCGGCGATGGGGCTCGACGTCGATGTCGAGGGCTATCGCAAGGCGTGGGAGGCCGTTTTCGAGCCCGTGCTGCCTCGCCAGACGCCGGGTGTAACCGTGCTGCGCGATTACCATGCGGAAAACATCATGCTGCTCGAGCCCGGCAAGCTGGCGGGCGCGCAGGGGCTGATCGACTTCCAGGACGCGCTGGTCGGCCACCCCGCCTATGATCTCGTCAGCCTGCTGCAGGATGCCCGCCGCGATGTTGCCGAAGACCTCGAATGCGAAATGCTCGGTCGCTACCGTGCTGCGGCCGATCCGGGCGAGCACTTCGAAGCCGATTACGCGCGGCTCGGCGCGCAGCGGAACGCCAAGATCGTCGGCATCTTCACCCGGCTGTGGAAGCGCGATGGCAAGGCCCGCTACCTCG
This genomic window from Qipengyuania sp. HL-TH1 contains:
- a CDS encoding metallopeptidase family protein — translated: MHDRQAPSKPQMQMMAQAALAALPAQFREQLGDIVLQVEDFATPEQLASVGMEERWHLSGLYEGEPLPDRSIWESGRLPPRIWLFREPLIAEWRETGVRMDDLVRHVVVHEAGHHFGFSDDDMHWLEDQAD
- a CDS encoding phospholipase D-like domain-containing protein, whose amino-acid sequence is MSKAGTSDPSRVSGLEPSVEPGVWRYAKATRASVIVDAADYFALVQEAMLKSRRRILLIGWDFDTRIHLERGRRWWQRGWKRGYPSRLGSFIAWLARHRKQLDIRILKWSVGALSTIGRASMWWDLARWIRHSRITFKFDTAHPVGCTHHQKIAVLDNQVAVCGGIDMTDQRWDTREHKEDDPRRKTPHGRPYKPWHDAAMMMEGEIAVALAQLGDDRWTCAGGDELPDVPESPGTPWPDALEAQFENVEIGIARTRASYRDWEAVDEIEQLYLKQIGAAKRFIYAESQYFASRAIAEAIIARLQEDEPPEIVIVHPCHADGWLEQQAMDHARAELVRAIEEADKHHRFSLWSPFSGETPIYVHAKIMIIDDDILRIGSANLNNRSMGLDSECDVFIDATREGNDHARAGIADLRRSLLGEHCGIDEGEVGQLLSRYGSMARLIDHSQEDGGRNLRRYHAPELNGVEQTLAESALLDPEHPEEMFEPFAKGGLFRKGSRLARFREKFRRIKGT
- a CDS encoding hemerythrin domain-containing protein, whose product is MTDASEIFARLKQDHDQHRELLDKLLETSGDSSERVTLFEELTKELKSHAAAEEQALYSTMLRKPPTTGETRHSVAEHHEIEEALNDLAATDMSEGGWLTKFKNFDHQYRHHINEEEEDHFPDFEQYLDDDDMKHMEKVFERRKREEMAEAEVTPEKKEDAKE
- a CDS encoding peroxiredoxin; translation: MTISVGDKLPDVKLVKATENGPEQVSSSEYFKGKKVALFSVPGAFTPTCSARHLPGYVEKAGDLKSKGVDEIVATAVNDAFVMGAWKSSAGSDDITMLADGNGNFAEAVGLTMDGSGFGMGKRGQRYSMVVEDGVVTQLNVEAPGDFSVSSAEHMLGQM
- the ahcY gene encoding adenosylhomocysteinase, with protein sequence MTEFTDYVIKDLALAKYGRDEIAIAETEMPGLMALREEYADKPLKGARITGSLHMTIQTAVLIETLVALGADVRWATCNIYSTQDHAAAAIAAQDIPVFAIKGESLADYWDYVGRIFDWSTEDDADRTANIILDDGGDATMFALWGARIEAGEELPEPQNAEEIEFQRALKAFLKAKPGYLTKSVQNIVGVSEETTTGVHRLYHLAKQGKLPFPAINVNDSVTKSKFDNLYGCRESLVDAIRRATDVMLSGKVACVAGFGDVGKGSAQSLRNGGARVLVTEIDPICALQAAMDGFEVVTMDEAVGVADIFVTATGNEHVITAEQMKAMKDKAIVCNIGHFDSELQISALDNYEWNELKPGTDLVKFPDGKEIIVLGKGRLVNLSCATGHPSFVMSFSFTNQTLAQIELWTKGDEYQNDVYVLPKHLDEKVAALHLDKLGVKLTKLSQKQADYIGVPVDGPFKPEHYRY
- a CDS encoding M48 family metalloprotease; the protein is MSRIRFTAATSVTALSLALAGCMGGGDIPSASTPITQSEAQMGAEAHPQLLAEFGGAMSGSHAQYVEQVGKNIAVQSGLGNARESFTVSLLNSPVNNAFAIPGGYIYTTRQLVALMNNEAELAGVLGHEVGHVAARHSQRRQAASQRNTLLGAAGAILSGILLGNSGIGQQIGQAALQGSQLLTLKFSRSQELEADELGIRYLNQAGYDPRAMATVLQSLAMQNALDARVQGRDNASIPEWASTHPDPASRVQSAMTTAQAAGVGGGITNRDTFLTRIDGLTYGDDPAQGVVEGRQFIHPELRLAFTAPQGFYMVNGTRAVSINGQSGQAQFTLAPYSNNLDSYVTSVFAGVSEQQQIRPQSIQKTTVNGLPAAYGTARVNSGNGQVDVTVFAYEFSNSVAYHFLAITPAGQASTFNQMFSSMRRIDAQTAANIIPRVIDVVTVRSGDTVNSLASRMAYSDNQVERFRVLNGLASNQGVSAGQKVKIVVRGR
- a CDS encoding NUDIX domain-containing protein — protein: MSTADRVKKGLRAAKVLENIPTWTCVVALALSDGKGRWLMHRRPAHKHHGGLWEFPGGKVEIEEKPRDALVREIDEELGLALAPEQVWPVAFAEETLAEARPPIVIMLYRSVWDGSPVEAREGGEIAWFAPREIESLDKPPLDIELMRHLFAKP
- the folE gene encoding GTP cyclohydrolase I FolE, translated to MSSLVGPDEDDPRGKLPVPDHVQDAIRTLIEWTGDDPSREGLLDTPARVARAWKEYCLGYEEDPAYHLGRVFEEVGGYNEIVLLKDIPFQSHCEHHMAPIIGKAAIAYLPHDRVVGISKLARVLHGFARRLQVQERLTAEVADCIWENLQPQGVAVVIEASHSCMTARGVKTPGVGMVTSRMMGTFLDDHRSREEVLRLMGYG
- a CDS encoding Flp family type IVb pilin, with the protein product MVEFLRNLGRDTRGATAVEYGLILALIFLAMIGGIQAFGTTATAMWTSIEAAVVAVTSG
- a CDS encoding Flp family type IVb pilin, coding for MKFFRKLRRNEEGATAIEYGLIAALIAVAAITAMQSLGDELSTTFNKVSTTLSAEN